A genomic region of Oryza glaberrima chromosome 1, OglaRS2, whole genome shotgun sequence contains the following coding sequences:
- the LOC127759957 gene encoding uroporphyrinogen decarboxylase 1, chloroplastic: MISATATAAFLAAAPASSSSCTTHRRRSRLPAISASLATASSTEEPLLVRAARGEDGLPRPPAWMMRQAGRYMEEYQALAKRHPSFRERSETTDLIVEITLQPWRAFAPDGVILFSDILTPLPAIGVPFDISDSKGPVIQSPVRSEEQVRELTPIDFEKLRFVGESLKILRSEIDGQAALLGFVGAPWTIATYVVEGGMTNTYTNIKSMCHTAPNVLRGLLSHLADAISEYIIYQVNSGAQCIQIFDSWGGQLPPHVWEQWSKPYIKQIVNKIKIECPNVPLVLYINGNGGLLERMTDTGVDVIGLDWTVDMADGRRRLGNKISVQGNVDPAFLFSPLPVLTDEIHRVVKSAGPKGHILNLGHGVLVKTPEEAVAHFFDVTRSLRYDTLFQGCVTEVLEPVA, encoded by the exons atgatCTCCgcgacggccaccgccgccttcctcgccgcggcgccggcctcctcctcctcctgcaccaccCACCGCCGGCGCAGCCGCCTTCCCGCCATCTCCGCGTCCCTCGCAACCGCCTCCTCCACTG AGGAGCCGCTGCTGGTGCGGGCGGCGAGGGGCGAGGACgggctgccgcggccgccggcgtggaTGATGCGGCAGGCCGGGCGGTACATGGAGGAGTACCAGGCGCTCGCCAAGCGCCACCCCTCGTTCCGGGAGCGGTCCGAGACGACCGACCTCATCGTCGAGATCACGCTGCAACCGTGGCGCGCCTTCGCGCCCGACGGCGTCATCCTGTTCTCGGACATACTCACGCCGCTGCCGGCCATTGGGGTGCCGTTCGATATCTCCGACTCCAAGGGGCCTGTGATCCAGTCTCCCGTGAGGTCCGAGGAGCAGGTGAGGGAGCTCACCCCCATTGACTTCGAGAAGCTCCGGTTCGTCGGTGAGTCGCTCAAGATTCTACGCAGTGAG ATTGATGGACAAGCTGCTTTGCTAGGATTTGTGGGGGCCCCATGGACAATTGCAACTTATGTTGTTGAAGGGGGGATGACCAACACTTACACAAATATAAAGAGCATGTGCCACACAGCACCAAATGTGTTGAGGGGACTTTTGTCTCACCTTGCAGACGCCATATCTGAATACATTATTTACCAAGTAAACTCTGGGGCTCAATGTATACAAATATTTGATTCATGGGGTGGACAACTTCCACCTCATGTGTGGGAGCAGTGGTCAAAACCATATATCAAGCAG ATTGTGAATAAGATTAAGATTGAATGCCCCAATGTACCACTTGTTCTCTATATAAATGGAAATGGAGGCTTGCTTGAGCGAATGACGGACACAGGAGTCGATGTTATTGGTCTTGACTGGACAGTGGATATGGCAGATGGAAGGAGACGCCTTGGTAACAAAATTAGTGTACAGGGGAATGTTGACCCAGCATTTCTATTTTCTCCATTACCAGTACTGACCGATGAAATTCATAG GGTTGTCAAATCAGCTGGTCCAAAAGGTCATATACTAAACTTGGGCCATGGTGTTCTTGTAAAAACACCAGAAGAAGCTGTAGCTCATTTCTTTGATGTCACGAGGAGCTTGAGATATGACACACTTTTCCAAGGTTGTGTTACTGAAGTTTTGGAGCCTGTTGCTTAA
- the LOC127754469 gene encoding uncharacterized protein LOC127754469 — protein MGSLEDGGGAGAGAGAGAGAGGYKRGHPPPPSPLLRSVVGPTRRGSARSRLARFLLFEKVDYLQWIGTAAAFFFVTILVVAFLPGSAVFERPTMLLPSRRAGGGRGGGAEALLPRGLGVVETGEGVAFEPTRLRERWARERREEADGLAKLGSPVRRFGVRKPRLAMVFGDLSPGAMQLQMVSVASVLEAMGYEMKVFTFKDGPCTNIWRTIGVTVDLLPEDTDLHISVDWLDYDGILVNSIEARPVFSSLLQEPFKSIPVIWNVQESSLAHRISEYNSSGMIQILDGWKEAFSRANVIVFPNYVLPVMYAAFDSGNYFVIPGSPAVPFQDRISAKSYDQDVRVSMGLSPSDFVISIVGSQFSYGGLLMEEALVLQAVGSLLQQYPSENSTQLELKVRILAENVTEKHRMALEAVSLNVGFPRGAVEHVASEDKDNLLGISDLVIYGSCLNEQSFPSVLVQAMCLEKLVIAPDLEIIRKYIDDGMNALLFPSKNIGKLTQVLLQAVSNGKISVLGQKIASAGKVHAKNLMASETIEGYAVLLENVIKFPAEVLTPLTAGEIPVALKQEWKWHLFEDVKHLYHMNGTLAGYNVLQKLEEKWRSNQMEDHHSNASKIDDTFSLMAWEEERADEIANIKKRLEEEELKERSEQPHGTWEEVYRNVKRVERMKNDLHERDDKELERTGQPLSIYEPFFGEGTWPFLHRSSLYRGIGLSSKGRRPGADDIDASSRLPLLNNGYYRDILGEFGAFFALANRIDRIHKNSWIGFQSWRVTARKANLSKKAETALLEAIQTQKHGDAFYFWVRMDQDERNLASQDFWSFCDAINAGNCRSAVLKAFQRMYGVQLDDDLHTLPLMPNDGDTWSVMQSWVLPTRSFLEFVMFSRMFVDALDAQMYDKHHETGYCILSLHRDQHCYSRVLELIVNVWAFHSSRRMVYVDPETGAMQEQHLLNGRRGQMSIQWFSLATLKSMDEDLAEEFDEDHPDRRWLWPKTGEVFWQGVYERERNMRQQEKERRKQQSKDKIQRIKKRARQKTLGRYIKPPPEDAGSLNDTRTVDR, from the exons ATGGGGTCcctcgaggacggcggcggtgcgggtgcgggtgcgggtgcgggtgcggggGCGGGGGGATACAAGCGtggccacccgccgccgccgtcgccgctgctgcgcTCCGTGGTGGGGCCGACGCGGCGGGGGAGCGCGAGATCCCGGCTGGCGCGGTTCCTGCTGTTCGAGAAGGTGGACTACCTCCAGTGGATCGGCACCGCCGCGGCCTTCTTCTTCGTcaccatcctcgtcgtcgccttCCTCCCCGGATCGGCCGTCTTCGAGCGCCCGACGATGCTGCTACCCTCGCGGAGAgctggcggcgggaggggagggggagctgAGGCGCTGCTGCCCCGCGGCCTCGGGGTGGTGGAGACAGGCGAGGGCGTGGCGTTCGAGCCGACGAGGCTGAGGGAGAGGTGGGCGAgggagcggagggaggaggccgacggCTTGGCGAAGCTCGGGAGTCCCGTGAGGAGGTTCGGAGTCCGGAAGCCGCGACTTGCCATG GTGTTTGGGGATCTCTCTCCCGGTGCAATGCAGCTTCAGATGGTTAGCGTTGCCTCGGTGCTAGAGGCGATGGGCTACGAAATGAAG GTTTTCACATTTAAGGATGGTCCTTGTACTAATATTTGGAGAACTATCGGGGTCACAGTTGACCTTTTACCTGAGGACACAGACTTACATATATCTGTAGATTGGCTAGA CTATGATGGCATACTTGTAAATTCTATTGAAGCAAGACCGGTATTTTCAAG TCTTCTGCAGGAGCCTTTCAAATCCATACCTGTCATTTGGAATGTTCAAGAAAGTTCTCTCGCTCATCGTATTAGTGAATATAATTCTAGTGGAATGATCCAGATCTTAGATGGTTGGAAAGAGGCCTTCAGTAGGGCGAATGTTATTGTTTTCCCCAACTATGTATTGCCG GTGATGTATGCTGCATTTGATTCTGGTAACTATTTCGTGATTCCTGGTTCCCCTGCAGTACCATTTCAAGATAGAATTTCAGCCAAAAGTTATGACCAAGATGTGAGAGTCAGTATGGGTTTAAGTCCGAGTGATTTTGTAATTTCTATTGTTGGTAGTCAATTTTCATATGGTGGTCTTTTGATGGAAGAAGCACTTGTCTTACAAGCAGTAGGGTCTCTGTTACAACAGTATCCTTCTGAGAATAGCACACAACTTGAACTCAAAGTGAGAATCTTGGCAGAAAACGTAACTGAGAAGCATAGGATGGCCCTTGAG GCTGTTTCTTTAAATGTTGGCTTTCCAAGGGGTGCAGTGGAACATGTTGCTTCTGAAGATAAGGACAACCTCCTTGGTATATCTGACCTTGTTATATATGGTTCTTGCCTTAACGAGCAATCCTTCCCGAGTGTGCTAGTCCAAGCTATGTGTCTTGAGAAGCTGGTTATAGCTCCAGACCTTGAAATTATCAGAAAATAT ATTGATGATGGGATGAATGCACTTCTTTTTCCAAGTAAGAACATTGGCAAGTTAACACAAGTTCTATTGCAAGCAGTATCAAATGGGAAGATATCTGTTCTGGGGCAAAAAATTGCATCAGCTGGAAAGGTCCATGCCAAGAATCTTATGGCTTCAGAAACCATTGAAGGGTATGCTGTGCTATTGGAAAACGTTATCAAGTTTCCTGCTGAAGTACTAACCCCATTAACTGCTGGGGAGATTCCTGTTGCTTTGAAACAAGAGTGGAAATGGCATCTTTTTGAGGATGTGAAGCACTTGTACCATATGAATGGGACTTTGGCTGGCTACAATGTACTCCAGAAACTAGAGGAGAAGTGGCGCAGCAACCAAATGGAAGATCATCACAGTAATGCATCAAAGATTGATGATACGTTCTCTCTTATGGCatgggaggaagagagagcaGATGAGATAGCAAACATTAAAAAGAGattggaagaagaggag CTGAAAGAGAGGAGTGAACAGCCTCATGGAACATGGGAGGAAGTGTATAGAAATGTCAAAAGAGTAGAGAGGATGAAGAATGACTTGCATGAAAGAGATGATAAGGAGCTGGAGCGGACAGGTCAGCCACTTTCTATATACGAACCTTTCTTTGGGGAGGGGACTTGGCCCTTTCTGCATAGAAGCTCCCTTTATCGTGGAATTGGTCTG TCTTCAAAAGGTCGAAGGCCTGGCGCAGATGACATTGATGCTTCTTCTCGTCTTCCACTGCTGAACAATGGGTACTACAGAGATATTCTTGGTGAATTTGGAGCTTTCTTTGCTCTAGCCAACAGGATTGATCGAATTCATAAAAATTCTTGGATAGGATTTCAGTCGTGGAGAGTGACAGCAAGAAAG GCAAACTTGTCGAAAAAGGCTGAAACTGCACTTTTGGAAGCTATTCAAACTCAAAAGCATGGAGATGCCTTCTATTTTTGGGTTCGGATGGACCAAGATGAAAGGAACCTAGCAAGCCAAGATTTCTGGTCCTTCTGTGATGCGATCAATGCTGGGAATTGCAG GTCAGCTGTTCTGAAAGCTTTTCAAAGGATGTATGGCGTGCAGCTTGATGATGATTTGCATACCCTGCCACTAATGCCTAATGATGGAGACACTTGGTCTGTGATGCAAAGCTGGGTTTTGCCTACGAGATCATTCCTGGAATTTGTAATGTTCTCAAG AATGTTTGTAGATGCTCTGGATGCACAAATGTACGACAAACATCATGAAACAGGGTATTGCATATTGAGTCTTCACAGG GACCAACACTGTTACTCCCGTGTTCTTGAGTTGATCGTAAACGTTTGGGCATTCCACAGTTCAAGGAGGATGGTTTATGTAGACCCCGAGACTGGTGCGATGCAGGAGCAACATCTGCTCAACGGCAGGAGAGGTCAGATGTCAATCCAATGGTTCTCCCTCGCCACTCTGAAGAGCATGGACGAGGACCTGGCAGAAGAGTTCGACGAGGATCATCCTGACCGGAGGTGGCTCTGGCCGAAAACCGGCGAAGTGTTCTGGCAAGGCGTGTACGAGCGGGAGCGGAACATGAGGCAGCAGGAGAAGGAGCGGAGGAAGCAGCAGAGCAAAGACAAGATCCAGAGAATCAAGAAGAGAGCTCGACAAAAAACTTTAGGGAGGTATATAAAGCCACCGCCAGAAGACGCTGGTAGCTTGAATGATACTAGGACGGTAGATCGGTAG
- the LOC127754483 gene encoding uncharacterized protein LOC127754483: MDKASCGLGFGDSINSLDKSRHWSTVQHTSGLKATTIDYSTYSSFSIASSKTLKRKRSAMAGPEGTGNPLLTLVLGHSPSSSDNSKVSSATAYAMSPSSLKEADEESSADLGLNFELCLGNDMVHCQKKSPVGAENSPLTNSHKLDLQLSLSTGSPESAVTNTNMVSPIIHGGLEIPVTNCSPAIIGEGSVPCTWVFEKSVISSSYASEATYTFPFSKVPKTGDAAMSSPVISSTLVTSMKSPVACTSGSINPQQRNSITKNCQFPGCVKGARGASGHCIAHGGGRRCQKPGCQKGAEGRTIYCKAHGGGRRCQFLGCTKSAEGRTDHCIAHGGGRRCSHDGCSRAARGKSGLCIRHGGGKRCQKENCIRSAEGHSGFCISHGGGRRCQFPECTKGAQGSTKFCKAHGGGKRCTFSGCNKGAEGSTLFCKGHGGGKRCLFQGGGVCPKSVHGGTQYCVAHGGGKRCAISGCTKSARGRTEYCVRHGGGKRCKFEGCAKSAQGSTDFCKAHGGGKRCSWGQVDSNFGVGAPQCDKFARSKTGLCSAHCALVQDHCVRGGTLGAATFQFATDAKFDEMEVTPVKGDPHAQASSDDQSHLGGAHPPAVPAITSDRFSEGRVHGGGLLALLSRGGNHANAGNSKNGPSTMMTWE, translated from the coding sequence ATGGACAAAGCATCATGTGGCCTTGGGTTTGGTGATAGTATCAACTCCTTAGACAAGTCCCGTCATTGGAGCACTGTTCAGCATACTTCTGGGCTTAAAGCTACTACAATTGACTATTCAACGTATTCCAGTTTTTCTATTGCAAGCTCAAAAACACTAAAAAGGAAGCGAAGTGCTATGGCAGGACCAGAAGGTACTGGAAACCCATTACTTACTTTGGTTTTAGGGCACTCACCAAGTTCATCTGACAATAGCAAAGTTAGTTCTGCCACAGCTTATGCAATGTCTCCATCTTCATTGAAAGAGGCTGATGAGGAATCATCAGCTGATCTTGGCCTGAATTTTGAGCTTTGCCTTGGCAATGATATGGTACATTGTCAAAAGAAATCCCCTGTTGGTGCTGAGAATTCACCATTGACAAACTCTCATAAATTGGATCTTCAGCTGAGTTTGTCTACTGGATCACCTGAATCAGCTGTCACAAACACAAATATGGTGTCACCGATTATTCACGGTGGCTTGGAGATACCTGTTACCAACTGTTCACCAGCTATTATAGGGGAAGGATCTGTACCCTGTACTTGGGTTTTCGAGAAGTCAGTGATTTCATCTTCGTATGCCTCTGAAGCAACATATACCTTCCCATTTTCGAAGGTACCCAAAACAGGGGATGCTGCTATGTCTTCTCCAGTCATATCGTCAACCTTGGTAACAAGTATGAAAAGCCCAGTTGCCTGTACTTCTGGGTCAATTAATCCCCAACAACGCAACAGTATCACTAAAAACTGTCAGTTTCCAGGATGTGTTAAAGGAGCCAGAGGGGCATCGGGGCATTGCATAGCCCATGGCGGTGGTAGGAGATGCCAAAAACCTGGTTGTCAGAAGGGTGCTGAAGGAAGGACCATATATTGCAAGGCCCATGGTGGAGGAAGGAGATGCCAATTTCTTGGATGCACAAAGAGTGCCGAAGGGCGCACAGACCACTGTATAGCTcatggtggtggtcgccgctGCAGTCATGATGGTTGTTCCCGGGCTGCACGTGGCAAATCTGGCTTGTGCATCAGGCATGGAGGTGGCAAAAGATGTCAGAAGGAGAACTGTATCAGGAGCGCCGAAGGTCATTCAGGCTTCTGCATCTCTCATGGGGGTGGGAGGCGTTGCCAATTTCCAGAATGCACGAAGGGTGCACAGGGAAGCACAAAGTTCTGCAAGGCGCATGGTGGAGGAAAGCGATGCACATTCTCGGGTTGCAACAAAGGAGCTGAAGGCAGCACTCTCTTTTGCAAGGGCCACGGTGGAGGCAAGCGATGCTTATTTCAGGGTGGTGGTGTGTGCCCGAAGAGCGTGCACGGCGGAACTCAATACTGTGTTGCTCATGGTGGTGGGAAGAGGTGTGCTATTTCTGGTTGCACCAAGAGTGCTAGAGGGCGTACAGAGTACTGCGTGCGCCATGGAGGTGGCAAGAGGTGCAAGTTTGAGGGCTGCGCGAAGAGTGCGCAGGGGAGCACCGATTTCTGCAAGGCTCATGGTGGAGGTAAGCGCTGCTCATGGGGCCAGGTTGACTCGAACTTCGGTGTCGGCGCCCCACAGTGTGATAAGTTTGCTCGGAGCAAGACTGGTCTCTGTTCTGCTCACTGTGCTTTAGTCCAGGACCATTGTGTCCGTGGTGGTACATTAGGCGCTGCAACCTTCCAGTTCGCAACTGATGCCAAATTCGACGAGATGGAAGTCACCCCAGTGAAGGGAGATCCTCACGCGCAGGCAAGCAGCGACGACCAGTCTCATCTCGGTGGTGCTCATCCTCCTGCTGTACCGGCGATCACCTCGGATCGATTTTCTGAAGGAAGAGTGCATGGTGGTGGGCTACTGGCCTTACTTTCACGGGGTGGAAACCATGCGAATGCAGGTAACTCAAAGAATGGCCCTTCTACCATGATGACATGGGAGTGA